One genomic region from Eptesicus fuscus isolate TK198812 chromosome 18, DD_ASM_mEF_20220401, whole genome shotgun sequence encodes:
- the TRH gene encoding thyrotropin releasing hormone, translating to MPGPWLLLATALTLTLTGVPGGRAQPEEDPQDAGFAAQYPALMDPLRLLQQLRVERGNRESESQNFQYDGLSKRQHPGRREEEAEEGVEEEEEEGGAVGPHKRQHPGLWENAATRPVDVAPQKRQHPGRRSFWLGHTFTKRQHPGRRLVDPKAKRSWGEEEEEGEEGERELMLEKRQHPGKRFLGGRCGPQGDCGQASLLLGLLDDLSRGQKSEEKRQHPGRRATWARKPLEE from the exons ATGCCTGGCCCTTGGTTGCTGCTCGCCACGGCtttgaccctgaccctgaccggtGTCCCCGGAGGCCGCGCACAGCCCGAGGAGGATCCGCAGGATGCTGGGTTCGCTGCACAGTACCCGGCCCTCATGGACCCCCTGCGCCTTCTCCAGCAGCTGCGAGTAGAGCGGGGAAATCGCGAATCAG AGTCCCAGAACTTTCAGTACGATGGGCTCTCTAAGCGTCAGCATCCAggcagaagggaggaggaggcagaagagggagttgaagaggaggaagaagaaggaggggctgtgggcccccACAAAAGGCAGCATCCAGGCCTGTGGGAGAATGCAGCTACTCGGCCGGTGGATGTGGCCCCCCAGAAGCGGCAGCACCCTGGCCGGCGCTCCTTCTGGCTGGGGCATACTTTCACCAAGAGGCAGCACCCTGGCAGACGGCTGGTGGACCCCAAGGCCAAaaggagctggggagaggaggaggaggaaggggaggaaggggagagagagctgaTGCTTGAGAAACGCCAGCATCCGGGCAAGAGATTCTTGGGAGGCCGGTGTGGGCCCCAGGGAGACTGTGGTCAAGCCAGCCTCCTGCTGGGGCTCCTGGATGACCTGAGCAGGGGCCAGAAGTCTGAGGAGAAGCGGCAGCACCCTGGACGGCGGGCGACCTGGGCCAGGAAGCCCCTGGAGGAGTGA